The following proteins come from a genomic window of Aricia agestis chromosome 19, ilAriAges1.1, whole genome shotgun sequence:
- the LOC121736470 gene encoding gamma-aminobutyric acid type B receptor subunit 2 isoform X1: protein MSLYLLLLAGAALAMPQKPNLDAILNRRTDVYIAGFFPFGKGVENSNTGRGVMPSVKLALDHVNEHDSVLRNYRLHMWWNDTECNAAVGVKSFFDMMHSGPHKLMLFGAACTHVTDPIAKASKHWHLTQLSYADTHPMFTKEAFPNFFRIVPSENAFNLPRIRLLEHFNWTRVGTIYQNEPRYALAHNRLIADLEGAQFDVDESQSFATEVRTALSKLKEKDIRIILGNFNETWALKIFCEAYKLEMYGRAYTWLLLGTYSERWWTRKAPCARAELLTALDTALLTDLLPLSTTGETTVSGITAKDYQVEYDRRRGIEYSRFHGYTYDGIWAMALAIQTVAHRVKIRYKERTVQDFRYRDKDWEQLFLDALSNVTFEGVTGPVRFYDNERKASILLKQFQGEQVGEVKVGEYCAERDKLDLTSGEPFKWFGKNPPKDRTLRLIEHTQVNITIYVVLVSCSVLGILLATGFLAMNIHYRNQRYIKMSSPYLNNLIIVGCMLTYMSVIFLGLDSSLSSIGLSQDIPRGAAFPYICTARAWLLMAGFSLAFGAMFSKTWRVHSIFTDVKLNKKVIKDYQLFMVVGVLLTLDLAIMTTWQISDPFYRATKQMEAYPHPTSEDIVIVQENEYCQSERMPIFIGIIYAYKGLLLVFGAFLAWETRHVSIPALNDSKHIGLSVYNVLIMCIMGAPIALVLADHKDALFVLIAIFIIFCTTATLCLVFVPKLLELRRNGTGGPGGSRIRATLRPASSHECRSPGPELERRMKELRQYNTRYRRTLQAKENELQMLLSKLGNDAGSESSIRDSKSPGSQRTKLPIPRENISHPETSDITSVCSLSASAGAETEYIGMQVQTTDKPKPSAPPEPIKEVPREPKKEQTKNVSFKNHLDYTSPPTSKSISIEKDQLAKLPYGWSTEEPNPPKIKSEPVKAEPKTISALKSSDTPATKSVPAKIQEPMYTKPATPKVEKTPETIMRVPKTQENGCRDRSRQWRPNGEPPTLERKVIGQERDPPIQKNKQELEDILDIDQDYSSMERKKASQRRDSEKRKKENFIVVQSDLWDTNTFQYTCQKSPPSHAHSPMQRSVSEKSRQQSSPRHHREADSRSLERRASNASINHVGVRVSTPEGYRDADTLRMSDRLAKRRGSEFPQPVSTPPHQSHSKRRQSTAVMRSYQEERVEPVDIPRVQDTQIKQEAQRKLVKEKSIHEPPERKSESDVPRVPKVQDSPVRRIRQDPDTIRVSKGQDSPTKRLKQEAEPLKRAKGGGDSPRLTQASQVVRPNHHKSSPNVASRNKTESPCKREDRKSGTYSRSDSKRQDSGDRKMYTASSESELFECAILPIFQKLLTERHKSQPHGLNLSYGVSCPNISIKCDIVEYL, encoded by the exons G GTCGTGGGGTGATGCCGAGCGTGAAGCTGGCGCTGGACCACGTAAACGAGCACGACTCCGTGCTACGCAACTACCGCCTGCACATGTGGTGGAATGACACTGAG TGCAACGCGGCGGTGGGTGTCAAGTCGTTCTTCGACATGATGCACAGTGGGCCGCACAAGCTGATGCTGTTCGGCGCCGCCTGCACCCACGTCACTGATCCCATCGCCAAGGCGTCCAAGCACTGGCATCTCACGCAG CTCTCATACGCGGACACCCACCCGATGTTCACGAAGGAGGCGTTTCCCAACTTCTTCCGCATCGTGCCCTCGGAGAACGCGTTCAATCTGCCACGTATACGCCTGCTGGAGCACTTCAACTGGACGAGGGTGGGGACCATATACCAGAACGAGCCGAGATATGCATTG GCTCATAACAGGCTCATAGCAGATTTGGAAGGAGCGCAGTTCGATGTCGACGAATCTCAGAGCTTCGCAACAGAAGTGAGGACGGCTCTGTCCAAACTGAAAGAGAAGGATATCCGCATCATACTTGGCAACTTCAACGAGACGTGGGCCTTGAAGATATTCTGTGAGgcttataa GCTGGAGATGTACGGGCGAGCATACACATGGCTGCTCCTGGGCACGTACAGCGAACGCTGGTGGACGCGCAAGGCGCCGTGCGCGCGCGCAGAGCTATTGACTGCGCTTGACACGGCGCTGCTGACTGACCTCCTGCCGCTGTCCACCACGGGCGAGACCACTGTGTCAGGCATC ACTGCAAAAGACTATCAAGTAGAATATGACAGACGCAGAGGAATAGAGTACTCCAGGTTTCACGGGTATACTTATGATG GTATATGGGCTATGGCACTCGCCATACAAACTGTGGCTCATCGAGTAAAAATCAGATACAAAGAAAGGACTGTGCAAGACTTTCGGTACCGAGACAAAGATTGGGAACAGTTGTTTCTTGATGCACTTAGTAACGTTACTTTTGAAGGAGTTACT ggACCAGTGAGATTTTATGATAACGAACGTAAAGCGTCGATACTCCTCAAGCAATTCCAAGGGGAACAGGTCGGTGAGGTGAAGGTGGGAGAGTATTGTGCGGAGAGAGATAAACTCGACCTGACATCTGGAGAACCGTTTAAGTGGTTTGGGaa AAATCCTCCAAAAGACAGAACACTGCGCCTGATCGAGCACACCCAAGTTAACATCACGATTTACGTAGTTTTGGTATCATGCTCTGTGCTCGGCATATTGTTGGCTACAGGCTTCCTCGCCATGAACATTCATTACAGAAATCAGAG GTACATAAAAATGTCATCGCCATATTTGAACAACCTCATCATCGTCGGCTGCATGCTCACCTACATGAGCGTCATCTTCCTTGGCCTCGACTCCAGTCTCAGCAGCATCG GTCTTTCTCAGGACATACCGCGCGGAG CTGCGTTCCCGTATATTTGCACTGCGCGGGCTTGGCTTTTGATGGCTGGCTTCAGCTTGGCTTTTGGGGCTATGTTCTCCAAGACTTGGAGGGTCCACTCTATATTTACTGACGTGAAGCTAAATAAGAAG GTCATCAAAGATTATCAGCTTTTCATGGTCGTTGGAGTTCTGCTGACTTTAGATCTAGCTATAATGACTACGTGGCAAATATCTGATCCATTTTACAGAGCAACAAAGCAAATGGAAGCTTAT CCACATCCAACCAGTGAGGACATAGTTATAGTGCAAGAAAATGAATATTGTCAGTCGGAACGAATGCCAATCTTCATTGGCATTATTTACGCATATAAGGGGCTACTTTTG GTATTTGGAGCATTTCTGGCATGGGAAACTCGCCACGTGTCAATCCCGGCGCTAAACGACTCCAAGCACATAGGGCTGTCTGTATATAATGTGCTCATTATGTGCATAATGGGAGCCCCTATTGCATTG GTACTCGCAGATCACAAAGACGCGCTCTTCGTGCTGATTGCCATCTTCATTATTTTCTGCACGACGGCTACTCTGTGCTTGGTGTTTGTGCCAAAg CTCCTGGAGCTGCGTCGAAATGGTACGGGTGGTCCGGGTGGGTCACGTATCCGTGCAACGTTAAGACCGGCTTCGTCACACGAATGCCGCTCCCCAGGGCCAGAGCTGGAGCGCCGGATGAAGGAGCTGCGACAGTATAACACGCGGTACCGTCGCACACTCCAGGCTAAGGAGAATGAACTACAG ATGCTGCTTAGCAAGTTAGGAAATGATGCTGGGTCTGAATCATCCATCAGAGATTCAAAGTCACCTGGCTCGCAAAGAACCAAGCTTCCGATACCGAGGGAAAATATTAGTCATCCAG AAACGAGTGACATAACTTCAGTTTGCAGCCTGAGTGCATCAGCTGGAGCTGAAACTGAATATATTGGTATGCAAGTGCAGACCACTGATAA accTAAACCTTCAGCACCTCCTGAACCTATAAAGGAAGTTCCAAGGGAACCCAAGAAAGAGCAGACCAAGAACGTATCATTCAAGAATCATTTAGACTACACCAGTCCGCCAACATCTAAATCGATTTCTATAGAGAAGGATCAATTAGCGAAGCTTCCTTATGGTTGGTCGACTGAG GAACCAAATCCTCCAAAGATTAAATCAGAACCTGTGAAAGCTGAACCAAAGACGATATCAGCTCTAAAGTCCAGCGACACTCCAGCTACCAAATCAGTGCCAGCCAAAATTCAAGAACCAATGTATACCAAGCCAGCAACGCCTAAAGTTGAAAAG ACTCCTGAGACAATAATGAGGGTTCCAAAAACTCAAGAAAATGGGTGCCGTGATCGTTCAAGGCAATGGCGACCGAATGGCGAACCTCCCACTTTAGAACGAAAAGTCATCg gtcaagAACGAGATCCACCGATCCAAAAGAATAAACAGGAGCTTGAGGATATCCTTGACATAGATCAGGATTACTCCTCTATGGAGAGAAAGAAAGCTA GTCAAAGAAGAGACTCTGAGAaacgaaaaaaagaaaactttatTGTGGTACAGAGTGATTTGTGGGACACAAACACATTCCAATACACTTGTCAGAAGTCCCCGCCAA GTCATGCTCATTCGCCTATGCAGAGAAGTGTTTCTGAGAAAAGTCGACAGCAATCTTCTCCTCGACATCACAG GGAAGCTGATAGTCGAAGTTTGGAAAGAAGAGCTTCAAATGCATCTATAAATCACG TTGGCGTCAGAGTAAGCACACCCGAAGGGTATAGAGATGCTGATACTCTACGTATGAGCGATCGGCTAGCCAAA CGACGTGGTTCAGAGTTCCCACAACCAGTAAGCACACCTCCACACCAGAGCCATTCAAAGAGACGACAGTCAACTGCTGTC ATGAGATCATATCAAGAAGAAAGAGTTGAACCTGTTGATATACCTCGCGTTCAAGATACACAAATTAAACAAGAAGCGCAAAGAAAACTTGTAAAGGAGAAGTCAATTCATGAACCTCCAGAAAGAAAATCAGAATCAGATGTTCCTAGAGTACCCAAAGTGCAGGATTCGCCTGTAAGAAGAATACGACAGGATCCAGATACAATAAGGGTTTCTAAAGGCCAAGATTCTCCAACGAAGAGGCTAAAGCAAGAGGCTGAGCCTTTAAAGAGGGCAAAGGGAGGAGGTGACTCTCCAAGGTTAACACAAGCAAGCCAGGTGGTGCGACCTAACCACCATAAAAGCAGTCCAAATGTTGCTTCTAGGAATAAAACAG aaTCTCCATGTAAGCGTGAGGACCGAAAGTCTGGAACATATAGCAGAAGTGACTCCAAGAGACAGGACTCTGGGGACAGAAAGATGTACACCGCAAGCTCGGAGTCGGAACTCTTCGAGTGCGCCATCTTGCCTATCTTCCAGAAGCTGCTGACTGAACGTCACAAAAGCCAGCCACATGGCCTAAACCTCAGCTACGGCGTCAGCTGCCCCAATATATCGATCAAGTGTGACATAGTTGAATACTTATAA
- the LOC121736470 gene encoding gamma-aminobutyric acid type B receptor subunit 2 isoform X2 encodes MSLYLLLLAGAALAMPQKPNLDAILNRRTDVYIAGFFPFGKGVENSNTGRGVMPSVKLALDHVNEHDSVLRNYRLHMWWNDTECNAAVGVKSFFDMMHSGPHKLMLFGAACTHVTDPIAKASKHWHLTQLSYADTHPMFTKEAFPNFFRIVPSENAFNLPRIRLLEHFNWTRVGTIYQNEPRYALAHNRLIADLEGAQFDVDESQSFATEVRTALSKLKEKDIRIILGNFNETWALKIFCEAYKLEMYGRAYTWLLLGTYSERWWTRKAPCARAELLTALDTALLTDLLPLSTTGETTVSGITAKDYQVEYDRRRGIEYSRFHGYTYDGIWAMALAIQTVAHRVKIRYKERTVQDFRYRDKDWEQLFLDALSNVTFEGVTGPVRFYDNERKASILLKQFQGEQVGEVKVGEYCAERDKLDLTSGEPFKWFGKNPPKDRTLRLIEHTQVNITIYVVLVSCSVLGILLATGFLAMNIHYRNQRYIKMSSPYLNNLIIVGCMLTYMSVIFLGLDSSLSSIAAFPYICTARAWLLMAGFSLAFGAMFSKTWRVHSIFTDVKLNKKVIKDYQLFMVVGVLLTLDLAIMTTWQISDPFYRATKQMEAYPHPTSEDIVIVQENEYCQSERMPIFIGIIYAYKGLLLVFGAFLAWETRHVSIPALNDSKHIGLSVYNVLIMCIMGAPIALVLADHKDALFVLIAIFIIFCTTATLCLVFVPKLLELRRNGTGGPGGSRIRATLRPASSHECRSPGPELERRMKELRQYNTRYRRTLQAKENELQMLLSKLGNDAGSESSIRDSKSPGSQRTKLPIPRENISHPETSDITSVCSLSASAGAETEYIGMQVQTTDKPKPSAPPEPIKEVPREPKKEQTKNVSFKNHLDYTSPPTSKSISIEKDQLAKLPYGWSTEEPNPPKIKSEPVKAEPKTISALKSSDTPATKSVPAKIQEPMYTKPATPKVEKTPETIMRVPKTQENGCRDRSRQWRPNGEPPTLERKVIGQERDPPIQKNKQELEDILDIDQDYSSMERKKASQRRDSEKRKKENFIVVQSDLWDTNTFQYTCQKSPPSHAHSPMQRSVSEKSRQQSSPRHHREADSRSLERRASNASINHVGVRVSTPEGYRDADTLRMSDRLAKRRGSEFPQPVSTPPHQSHSKRRQSTAVMRSYQEERVEPVDIPRVQDTQIKQEAQRKLVKEKSIHEPPERKSESDVPRVPKVQDSPVRRIRQDPDTIRVSKGQDSPTKRLKQEAEPLKRAKGGGDSPRLTQASQVVRPNHHKSSPNVASRNKTESPCKREDRKSGTYSRSDSKRQDSGDRKMYTASSESELFECAILPIFQKLLTERHKSQPHGLNLSYGVSCPNISIKCDIVEYL; translated from the exons G GTCGTGGGGTGATGCCGAGCGTGAAGCTGGCGCTGGACCACGTAAACGAGCACGACTCCGTGCTACGCAACTACCGCCTGCACATGTGGTGGAATGACACTGAG TGCAACGCGGCGGTGGGTGTCAAGTCGTTCTTCGACATGATGCACAGTGGGCCGCACAAGCTGATGCTGTTCGGCGCCGCCTGCACCCACGTCACTGATCCCATCGCCAAGGCGTCCAAGCACTGGCATCTCACGCAG CTCTCATACGCGGACACCCACCCGATGTTCACGAAGGAGGCGTTTCCCAACTTCTTCCGCATCGTGCCCTCGGAGAACGCGTTCAATCTGCCACGTATACGCCTGCTGGAGCACTTCAACTGGACGAGGGTGGGGACCATATACCAGAACGAGCCGAGATATGCATTG GCTCATAACAGGCTCATAGCAGATTTGGAAGGAGCGCAGTTCGATGTCGACGAATCTCAGAGCTTCGCAACAGAAGTGAGGACGGCTCTGTCCAAACTGAAAGAGAAGGATATCCGCATCATACTTGGCAACTTCAACGAGACGTGGGCCTTGAAGATATTCTGTGAGgcttataa GCTGGAGATGTACGGGCGAGCATACACATGGCTGCTCCTGGGCACGTACAGCGAACGCTGGTGGACGCGCAAGGCGCCGTGCGCGCGCGCAGAGCTATTGACTGCGCTTGACACGGCGCTGCTGACTGACCTCCTGCCGCTGTCCACCACGGGCGAGACCACTGTGTCAGGCATC ACTGCAAAAGACTATCAAGTAGAATATGACAGACGCAGAGGAATAGAGTACTCCAGGTTTCACGGGTATACTTATGATG GTATATGGGCTATGGCACTCGCCATACAAACTGTGGCTCATCGAGTAAAAATCAGATACAAAGAAAGGACTGTGCAAGACTTTCGGTACCGAGACAAAGATTGGGAACAGTTGTTTCTTGATGCACTTAGTAACGTTACTTTTGAAGGAGTTACT ggACCAGTGAGATTTTATGATAACGAACGTAAAGCGTCGATACTCCTCAAGCAATTCCAAGGGGAACAGGTCGGTGAGGTGAAGGTGGGAGAGTATTGTGCGGAGAGAGATAAACTCGACCTGACATCTGGAGAACCGTTTAAGTGGTTTGGGaa AAATCCTCCAAAAGACAGAACACTGCGCCTGATCGAGCACACCCAAGTTAACATCACGATTTACGTAGTTTTGGTATCATGCTCTGTGCTCGGCATATTGTTGGCTACAGGCTTCCTCGCCATGAACATTCATTACAGAAATCAGAG GTACATAAAAATGTCATCGCCATATTTGAACAACCTCATCATCGTCGGCTGCATGCTCACCTACATGAGCGTCATCTTCCTTGGCCTCGACTCCAGTCTCAGCAGCATCG CTGCGTTCCCGTATATTTGCACTGCGCGGGCTTGGCTTTTGATGGCTGGCTTCAGCTTGGCTTTTGGGGCTATGTTCTCCAAGACTTGGAGGGTCCACTCTATATTTACTGACGTGAAGCTAAATAAGAAG GTCATCAAAGATTATCAGCTTTTCATGGTCGTTGGAGTTCTGCTGACTTTAGATCTAGCTATAATGACTACGTGGCAAATATCTGATCCATTTTACAGAGCAACAAAGCAAATGGAAGCTTAT CCACATCCAACCAGTGAGGACATAGTTATAGTGCAAGAAAATGAATATTGTCAGTCGGAACGAATGCCAATCTTCATTGGCATTATTTACGCATATAAGGGGCTACTTTTG GTATTTGGAGCATTTCTGGCATGGGAAACTCGCCACGTGTCAATCCCGGCGCTAAACGACTCCAAGCACATAGGGCTGTCTGTATATAATGTGCTCATTATGTGCATAATGGGAGCCCCTATTGCATTG GTACTCGCAGATCACAAAGACGCGCTCTTCGTGCTGATTGCCATCTTCATTATTTTCTGCACGACGGCTACTCTGTGCTTGGTGTTTGTGCCAAAg CTCCTGGAGCTGCGTCGAAATGGTACGGGTGGTCCGGGTGGGTCACGTATCCGTGCAACGTTAAGACCGGCTTCGTCACACGAATGCCGCTCCCCAGGGCCAGAGCTGGAGCGCCGGATGAAGGAGCTGCGACAGTATAACACGCGGTACCGTCGCACACTCCAGGCTAAGGAGAATGAACTACAG ATGCTGCTTAGCAAGTTAGGAAATGATGCTGGGTCTGAATCATCCATCAGAGATTCAAAGTCACCTGGCTCGCAAAGAACCAAGCTTCCGATACCGAGGGAAAATATTAGTCATCCAG AAACGAGTGACATAACTTCAGTTTGCAGCCTGAGTGCATCAGCTGGAGCTGAAACTGAATATATTGGTATGCAAGTGCAGACCACTGATAA accTAAACCTTCAGCACCTCCTGAACCTATAAAGGAAGTTCCAAGGGAACCCAAGAAAGAGCAGACCAAGAACGTATCATTCAAGAATCATTTAGACTACACCAGTCCGCCAACATCTAAATCGATTTCTATAGAGAAGGATCAATTAGCGAAGCTTCCTTATGGTTGGTCGACTGAG GAACCAAATCCTCCAAAGATTAAATCAGAACCTGTGAAAGCTGAACCAAAGACGATATCAGCTCTAAAGTCCAGCGACACTCCAGCTACCAAATCAGTGCCAGCCAAAATTCAAGAACCAATGTATACCAAGCCAGCAACGCCTAAAGTTGAAAAG ACTCCTGAGACAATAATGAGGGTTCCAAAAACTCAAGAAAATGGGTGCCGTGATCGTTCAAGGCAATGGCGACCGAATGGCGAACCTCCCACTTTAGAACGAAAAGTCATCg gtcaagAACGAGATCCACCGATCCAAAAGAATAAACAGGAGCTTGAGGATATCCTTGACATAGATCAGGATTACTCCTCTATGGAGAGAAAGAAAGCTA GTCAAAGAAGAGACTCTGAGAaacgaaaaaaagaaaactttatTGTGGTACAGAGTGATTTGTGGGACACAAACACATTCCAATACACTTGTCAGAAGTCCCCGCCAA GTCATGCTCATTCGCCTATGCAGAGAAGTGTTTCTGAGAAAAGTCGACAGCAATCTTCTCCTCGACATCACAG GGAAGCTGATAGTCGAAGTTTGGAAAGAAGAGCTTCAAATGCATCTATAAATCACG TTGGCGTCAGAGTAAGCACACCCGAAGGGTATAGAGATGCTGATACTCTACGTATGAGCGATCGGCTAGCCAAA CGACGTGGTTCAGAGTTCCCACAACCAGTAAGCACACCTCCACACCAGAGCCATTCAAAGAGACGACAGTCAACTGCTGTC ATGAGATCATATCAAGAAGAAAGAGTTGAACCTGTTGATATACCTCGCGTTCAAGATACACAAATTAAACAAGAAGCGCAAAGAAAACTTGTAAAGGAGAAGTCAATTCATGAACCTCCAGAAAGAAAATCAGAATCAGATGTTCCTAGAGTACCCAAAGTGCAGGATTCGCCTGTAAGAAGAATACGACAGGATCCAGATACAATAAGGGTTTCTAAAGGCCAAGATTCTCCAACGAAGAGGCTAAAGCAAGAGGCTGAGCCTTTAAAGAGGGCAAAGGGAGGAGGTGACTCTCCAAGGTTAACACAAGCAAGCCAGGTGGTGCGACCTAACCACCATAAAAGCAGTCCAAATGTTGCTTCTAGGAATAAAACAG aaTCTCCATGTAAGCGTGAGGACCGAAAGTCTGGAACATATAGCAGAAGTGACTCCAAGAGACAGGACTCTGGGGACAGAAAGATGTACACCGCAAGCTCGGAGTCGGAACTCTTCGAGTGCGCCATCTTGCCTATCTTCCAGAAGCTGCTGACTGAACGTCACAAAAGCCAGCCACATGGCCTAAACCTCAGCTACGGCGTCAGCTGCCCCAATATATCGATCAAGTGTGACATAGTTGAATACTTATAA